One Neovison vison isolate M4711 chromosome 2, ASM_NN_V1, whole genome shotgun sequence genomic window carries:
- the IFIT5 gene encoding interferon-induced protein with tetratricopeptide repeats 5, which produces MSEIPKDSLKAILLELECHFTWNLLKEDIDLFDVEDTIGQQLEFLTTKSRLTLYNLLAYVKHLKGQNKDALECLEQAEEIIRQEHSDKEEIRSLVTWGNYAWVYYHMDHLKESQKYIDKIGNVCKKLSSPSNYKLECPEIDCEKGWALLKFGGKYYQRAKAAFEKALEVEPDNPEFNIGYAITVYRLDDSDREGSIKSFSLGPLRKAVTLNPDNSYIKVFLALKLQDVHAEAEGERYIEEILDQISSQPYVLRYAAKFYRRKNSWDKALELLKKALEVTPTSSFLHHQMGLCYRAQMIQIKKATRNRPKGKDKLKVDELITSAIFHFKAAVEKDSMFAFAYTDLANMYAEGGQYSNAEDVFQKALRLENITDDHKHQIHYHYGRFQEFHCKSESTAIHHYLEALKVKDRSSLRTKLTSALKKLAVKRLGHNASDVQSLSALGFVYKLEGEKRQAAEYYERAQKVDPENEEFLTALCELRLSI; this is translated from the exons ATGAG TGAAATTCCTAAGGATTCCCTGAAGGCCATCCTGTTGGAGTTAGAATGTCACTTTACATGGAATTTACTTAAGGAAGACATTGATCTGTTTGATGTGGAAGATACAATTGGGCAACAACTTGAATTTCTTACCACAAAATCTAGACTCACTCTTTATAACCTATTGGCCTATGTGAAACACCTGAAAGGCCAAAATAAAGATGCTCTAGAGTGCCTGGaacaagcagaagaaataatCCGGCAAGAACACTCAGACAAAGAGGAAATACGAAGTCTGGTCACTTGGGGAAACTATGCCTGGGTATATTATCATATGGACCATCTCAAAGAATCTCAGAAGTATATAGACAAGATCGGGAATGTTTGCAAGAAATTGTCCAGTCCTTCTAATTATAAGTTGGAGTGTCCTGAGATTGACTGTGAAAAAGGATGGGCACTCTTGAAATTTGGAGGAAAGTATTACCAACGGGCTAAAGCAGCTTTTGAGAAGGCTTTGGAAGTTGAACCTGACAATCCAGAATTTAACATCGGCTATGCCATCACAGTGTACCGGCTGGATGATTCTGATAGAGAAGGGTCTATAAAGAGCTTTTCCCTGGGCCCTCTGAGGAAAGCTGTTACCTTGAACCCAGATAACTCCTACATTAAGGTTTTTCTGGCACTGAAGCTTCAAGATGTACATGCAGAAGCGGAAGGGGAAAGGTATATTGAAGAAATCCTGGACCAGATATCCTCCCAACCATATGTCCTTCGTTATGCAGCCAAATTCTACAGGAGAAAAAATTCCTGGGACAAAGCTCTCGAACTTTTGAAAAAGGCTTTGGAGGTGACACCAACCTCTTCCTTCTTGCATCACCAGATGGGACTTTGCTATAGGGCACAAATGATCCAAATCAAGAAGGCCACACGAAACAGACCTAAAGGAAAGGATAAACTGAAAGTTGATGAGCTGATTACATCTGCTATATTTCATTTCAAAGCAGCTGTGGAAAAGGACTCTATGTTTGCATTTGCCTACACAGATCTGGCCAACATGTATGCTGAGGGAGGCCAGTACAGCAATGCTGAAGATGTTTTCCAAAAAGCCCTTCGTCTGGAGAACATAACTGATGATCACAAACATCAGATCCACTATCACTATGGCCGCTTTCAGGAATTTCACTGTAAATCAGAAAGTACTGCTATCCACCATTATTTAGAAGCCTTAAAGGTCAAAGACCGGTCATCCCTACGCACCAAATTGACAAGTGCTCTGAAGAAATTGGCTGTCAAGAGACTCGGTCACAATGCTTCAGATGTGCAGAGTTTAAGTGCGCTAGGGTTTGTTTACAAGCTGGAAGGAGAAAAAAGGCAGGCTGCTGAGTACTATGAGAGGGCCCAAAAAGTAGATCCAGAAAATGAAGAATTCCTTACTGCTCTCTGTGAGCTTCGACTTTCTATTTAA